ATGCTTTGCATTGGCAGGGAGGCGATGAGCAGGTAAAGCAAGAAATGTCGTAGCCTATAGGACATATGAACAATGTAGCATGCTCATGCGTATTTTGGATAATTTGTGTATACAAATTCATCCGGATCGGGATTTCTCCAAACTTACTTGGGGATGACGACTGTGCGCTAAGTGGCGGCGTCGCAACAGCAGATAGACCGTTGGCACCACGAACATCGATAGCAGTGGCGCCGTAATCACCCCCCAACCATTGGTGCCGCGATCCGCTGCAGTATGCCGCCAAAGATTAGCTGCACAGCTAATCCTCCGTTTTTAGCTAAGTTAGACGCCTGCGTCATATTAGCTGCGCAGCTAATATAGTACGCATGAATAACGTCGATATTTCCTTGTTGCATGATTTTACCGGTGCGCTCCAGGGTGTTACCGGTTTCTTCGCGGAACATGAAGAGGTAGAAGTGCCATTTGGTGATCACCGTCGAAATGCGCGGCTAGACGCGTTGGTGGAAACAAAGACTCCGGACGGGCGCTCCTGCATATTGGCAGTCGAGATGAAACGCGTAGCCTATCCACGAGATGCCCGTATGGCGATCAACCACCTGATGGAGTATCGAGCCACGGTCCCTCCCGGCACTCACATTGAACTATGTTTGGTCGCCGATACGATCAGTCCAGGTTCGCGCGAGGAACTGCGGAACGCGGGAATCAACTACTATGATCAGAGCGGAACACTGTACTTTAGACATCACACATGGTTAGTCGATATCGAGCGCGCACCTATTCGCCCAGCCCGTAAAAAGGATATCGCGCTGTTTAGCGGGGCACGTGAACAGGTTGTCCATGCCTTGCTCTACCATTGGTATAAAAATCCTGATGACGGGTACATCTCTGGAGGGGAGCTCTCTCTTCTCTCGCATACATCGACCTTTACTGTGTCGAGCATGATGCAGGCCCTTGAGCAACATGACTTCGTCGAATCCAAGGGCAGCGGCCCGAGTCAGCGCCGCCGCCTGCGTGATCCTGCAGCGCTGCTCGACGCATGGGCTGAGGAGTGGATACGGCGGCGGGAAGTTAAAACCCGCTGGTATACGTATGCTCCCAGCGGGCGCATCACCGATCGGATCATTGAAGGATTCGTCAGACATGCACGGCAAGAATGGGCCCTCACCGGAGCCGCTGCTGCCAACGCCATCGTTCCGCGATTAACCAACGTTGATCGTGTGGAAGTCATCGTTCAGCCAGGCGAGGCAGAGCAGCTGGCTTCTGCAATGGATCTGTCTCAAGCGGATAAAGGCTCCAATGTAGTCCTGATCGAACGAACCGGCGCGTCGTTCCTGTTCCTGGACGAGCATCCTGAACGCCCACACTCCCGCTTTGCCAGCCGATTCATACAGTATCTGGATCTTCTCAACGGCTACGGTCGCAACAAAGAGCTCGCGGAAGAGTTCCGCAAACATGCGCTCAAGATAGGAAGCAGCAAATGAACACGAAACATAAGACCGCCGCGGAATACAACACCGATCATACCAAGGCGTGTGAGATCGCACTCATCGCACTGCTGCGAGCATTTGGCTCATTGAAGGATGATTTGCGGCTCGTGGGTGGATTGGTTCCGCGCTATTTGACACCGTCACGGCCGCCGGAAGTCCCGGAGCACGCCGGCACGACCGACGTCGACGTCGTTCTCAACATTACGGTACTCGCCGCGAAAGGAACTGATGCTGGCTATCGCCTATACGATTAGCCAAATCGCCACTTCACATAGACGCGTATTCAGAGCCTTTGGCGCTGACGCGGCGATATGGCTATCGGCAAGTCGACAGCGCCCGTCGAATGTCGAAAAAACGTGGCGATTCAAGCTTTAACAGATCCGGAGTGCGCGCTTTTACTGAGGCCGCCTTCAATATTTTTCGAGCTTTTCGGGAAATGAAGTGTAAAGCTGGTTATACCAGCTTCATCGCTTTCCATCGTCACATGGCCGCCATGAAGTGTCATAATGGCCCTCACGATCGAAAGCCCCAGTCCTGTACCTCCTGAATCCCGTGACCTTGCAGAATCGGTCCTGTAAAATCGGTCGAAAAGCCGTTCGCGGTGTTCGAATGAGATTCGCTCTCCTTTATTCATGACAGTTAGGTCAACTGTTTCGTTTTCGTCTTTTATTCGAATTTCCACGGAGCTGTTCGCTTCGCCGTAGCGTGCGGCATTGGAAAGCAGATTTGTAATTGCTCGTCCAACAAGTGTCCTGTCCGCTAATATCTTACCGTGACCTGATACATGAAAGGAAATGTCGCGTTCATGGGCCAAAAGTTCTACATATTCAGCGCTTTTAATAGCCTCATCTCCAAGCTCTACCGTCGTTGAATTAAGAACTTCCGTGGTATTGTCGGCACGAGCTAAAAAAAGCATGTCTGCGACTACTCGGCCGAGGCGTTCCAATTCGTCGACATTTCCCTCAAGCAACTCTATTAACTCGCCATGTGTGCGCGATTGCGACAACGCTACTTGAGTCCTTCCCAGAAGAATTGAAATTGGTGTTCGCATTTCGTGCGCGAGATCGCCGGA
This genomic stretch from Massilia putida harbors:
- a CDS encoding type IV toxin-antitoxin system AbiEi family antitoxin, which translates into the protein MNNVDISLLHDFTGALQGVTGFFAEHEEVEVPFGDHRRNARLDALVETKTPDGRSCILAVEMKRVAYPRDARMAINHLMEYRATVPPGTHIELCLVADTISPGSREELRNAGINYYDQSGTLYFRHHTWLVDIERAPIRPARKKDIALFSGAREQVVHALLYHWYKNPDDGYISGGELSLLSHTSTFTVSSMMQALEQHDFVESKGSGPSQRRRLRDPAALLDAWAEEWIRRREVKTRWYTYAPSGRITDRIIEGFVRHARQEWALTGAAAANAIVPRLTNVDRVEVIVQPGEAEQLASAMDLSQADKGSNVVLIERTGASFLFLDEHPERPHSRFASRFIQYLDLLNGYGRNKELAEEFRKHALKIGSSK